The genomic stretch TAATTCGTAAGAACCATCTTCTTTAATCCAGACCTGATCGTTGTGACCGGCTGACGCGTATTCTATCGTAAACAGAGATGGGTTGTAATGAATGAAGAACGCGGTCACGAACATTCCGAAATGAGAATCTTCGAAAATAAGCTCATTCCCTTGTCTTAATATTTCTTCAGGTGTTAGATCATGATTTCGGGCAAGTGTTCGAATGATAGAAGAACTCATCGCCATAAATAAAGCCGCAGGTAAACTCTTTCCGGATACATCCGCGATCAAAAAGGAATATTGTCCGTCGCTGTATTGGTAATAATCATAAAAGTCTCCGGACACATCCTTGGCTGGAGCAGATAAGATTCCCAAGTCGAAATTAGAATGAAATGATTTCTCGGAAGGAAGAATGTTTTGTTGGATCTTTCGAGTGATCTCCATCTCCTGTTGGATTGCTTTCTTCTCCAACATTTCGTTTCTCAGACGAAACGCCTCAAATCCCTTGGTGAACTGAGAGGCCATGGTTTGCAATAGTCGGAAGTCGGAGTCTTGGTAAGAGAGTTTATCCTTTCTATCTCCTACAGTTACGGCTCCATAAGGTTCCCCACTGGACAAGAATAAAGGAACGATAATATAGGAACCTCTTAAGAATCTTCTATCTAGTTCTTTTGGAAAAGGCTGATTTAAGATATCTCTCTTTAATACAGGCAATCCTTCTTTGATGCTAGCAAGGATCTGTGTTCCTTCCATTTCGGATTCTAATACCCGATCTATTTTTTCTCTATTCCCATCGAAATAAGCGCAGTTTACATGATCTTCCTTGCTTAGGCTATAGAGAAAAATACCTGCGACACTTGCATCCAGCTCTCGGATGATCATTCGAATAGATCTTCGGACTAGACTTAGTCTGTTGCTAGATTGGCTAACTGCTTGGGAAAGTTCGAATAAGGACTGCAGCTCGGAGACTTTCTTTCTGAGATCTCGGTTTGCATTTTCCAAGTTCTGGAGAAGTCCAGTCTTTTGGATCGCAAGTGCAGAAGTTCCGGAAAAGCTTAAAAATAATTCTAGATCTTCTCCAGTAAATGCTTCTCTATCTACCGTGTTGATCGCCTCGATTACACCGATCACTTCGTCGTTCGCGACTAACGGTGCTGCCATAATATTTCTGGTAGTGAATTGAGATGCTTTGTCTACTTCCTTGTAAACCCGATCATCGTTTTGAGCATCATTGATAATGATAGGCTTTCTTTCTCGAACTACGAGACCGGCGACACCCTTGCCAACCGGGACTTTCATCTTAGAAACTGCTTCGCTCTTCTCTCCTAAAACGGTATGAAAATACAGATTTTCCTTTGATTCGTCTAAGAGAAGAACACTGCATGCTTCCGTTCGAAACACAGTTTTAGAGGAAAGCATGATTGCTTCCAAAAGCTGAGAAAGATCTAAGGAAGAATTGATCAGTCCGGAAACGCGAATGACTTCCGTAAGTAAAAAGTCAAAACGTTCGGATTGTCTCTTTGCTTGCGCTGCCTCCAACACTAATTGAGTGGTAGCAAGTAAAGAAAGGGTCACAAGAGAAGCATCACCAGAAACATGAGACTCTTTTAGAAGTCTTCCTACAGTCTTACAGGTTGTACGAAGAAGTTCGAAATCTGTCTTAGCGAATCTGTCTGCAGTAATCTTTCCGAATAGTACTAGGATCGCATAACTAGACTTATTCTTATGCAGAGAACCGTCTACGTCTTCTGCCTTTAGTTTACATACTAGGATCGGATACTTACTGGATTGTTTGCCCCAAGGAGAAGTTTTACCTTTTTCTAATAAAAGATCCTTGCCTGCATCTGAAAATGCCCAATGAGCAGCTTCGATCAGATCTTTTTCGTTTTTGCCGGAGATCTGTCGTATCTGTCCAGACTCGGTCCTTGCGAAAATTCCTCCGACTTCCGCTCTTGTAAGCGCCATGGACTCTCTAAGAAAGCTGTCGAAGATCGCGGAGACTCCGAGCCCCTCCTCTAGAAAGAGGGAGCCGTCGGGTCGACTTCTAAGTAGTGTCTCCTTTTTTTTGGGGGTCGTCAAGGCTGGAAAATTACGATTGGAATTTCAGGGATTCTTCCCTTAATTTTTTATTGGCAAGTTCTAGATCTTTGATCTTGGTCATTGCGGTGATCAATTCATCTCTGGATAAGTTAGTCACGATTGAAGTAGCATCGAATGCTTCTTTAACATTTTTTAATTCCTGTCCAGAGTATTGTATGATTGTCTCATACATACGAATGATCTCATCCGCATTCTCTAATTCTTGTTCATTCAATCTCAGAACTTTCTCATAACCTTTGATAATGTCGTTCTGGATTTTTATCTTTTTTTGTAGTTCCTCGACGGAATCGCTCATCCGATTGCTCCTAAGAATTATCTATTGACAGTGGTCCCTGAAAAACCAATTTGGAATTCGCGGGGACGTAGCTCAGTTGGGAGAGCGTTTGAATGGCATTCAAAAGGTCGGGGGTTCGATTCCCCTCGTCTCCATACGCTCCGCGCAACCTAATAGATAGTTTCTTTTCGTGAACACTGTCAAGACTTATGCAGGACAATCGCTGGACTTTTACAAGCCGAGGTAATCGGAAACGAGACGAAGTACTTTGGCTTCGGGACCCCTTACGTTCTTTCGACCGATCTTTTTCTCCCGAACTATCTTCCGAATATTATCTAACCATTGCGGAAGCTCCCGAAAAATTCTCAGGATTCTCTCCGGAAGAAATCTTCCAATTCCTGAACTCTCGGAAAAAGAAACAGATCCTGATTGCGGAAGGCTTTTCCGCTCGGATACTCTGGCCATTTGTATTAGAGAATCCCGAAAAAGTGAGTTCCGTTTTTCTAATTTTCCCAAATCCATTACCAGTTTCCGGGTATGGCCTTCCCCTTTTAGAAAAGGCGGATTGGTTTCTTAGGAATATTATCCAGATTCCTCGCTTCTTCTTCGATCCTTTCGGCCTGGAAAAAGTTTGGAACGGTTTGGAGAAGGAGGATTTGTACTCCGAAAAGGCGCAGGTTCCTTGCGGGATCATTCTTCCGAGAACGGTCGGACCCTTAGAATCCCAGGCGTCGGCCTTGCAAAATCTTTCCGTCTCTACTTCTGTTTATCGTTGGGAGAACTTACAGTCCAATTTTTCAGAACCTAGCTCGCAAATATTATCTAAAATGTTAGAATCCTTTTTGAAATCTGGTGTGCAAAAACCGGCAAAAAATGGCACTAGGACTAGGTTCTAAAATGTCAGTGCGTAAAATTTTAAAAATCGGCGATCCTCTTCTCAGAAAAACGAGTGAACTCGTAAATCCGGATGAATTGGGCACCAAAGAGTTCAAAAAGCTAATCCGTGATATGTTTGATACAATGAGACATGCGGATGGCGTGGGATTGGCGGCTCCTCAGATCGGGATCTTGAAGAAGATCGTGGTAGTGGGCTCCGAACCGGATGACGAAGCGCCTGCAAGCTCCAAGGTTCCAGAAAGAATACTTCTCAATCCTGAAATCACTCCGATCACTGAATCCGTGGATGGGAATTGGGAAGGTTGTCTTTCCGTTCCTGGCATGAGAGGATACGTAGAAAGACCGAATAAGATCCGAATGAAATGGATGGATGAAAAGGGAGACGCTCACGATGAGGTCATCGAGGGGTATCAAGCAGTCGTCTATCAACATGAATGTGATCATTTAAACGGAGTACTATACGTAGACCGCTTGAAGAGCACCAAAATGTTCGGTTTCAATGATTCCATGGAATTCAGCGGTCCGATCCTGGACTAAAGCCCCTTCTTCTTAATCTAGTTCGCTAAAAGAAATCATATGAAAACTATCCTAGAATACTTCCTATCGAAAACTATCTTCGTTAACCTTCTCACCTTTTTGATCATTTTCTTCGGTGGACTTGCCGCAGTTCGAATGAATCGAGAGGCATTTCCAAATATCAACTTTGATATTGTTTCCGTTTCTACTCTGTATTTGGGAGCTTCTCCCCAAGAGGTAGAGAAGTTAGTCACGAATCCTCTGGAGAAAGCGATCAAGGAAGTGGACGGGATCAAGGAATACAGATCCGCTTCTATCGAAGGAAGATCTGGAATCGTAATCACATTGGATCCGGACACGAAGAATACTCAGAAAGTCGTGGATGATATAAAGTCAGCCATCGATCGAGTGGAAGATCTACCGGAAGAAGCCGAAGATCCGATCGTTACGGAGATCACTACTGCACGTACTCCCGTTATAGAAGTTTCCGTTACTCTGAAAGAAGATGACGGATCCGTTGAGGCGGAGAAGAGGCTACGCCAGCAGGCAAAGATAGTCGAGCAGGCATTGCTGGATATTTCCGGCGTAGCAAAAGTTGCTCGAAGAGGTTGGAGAGAGACGGAGATGCAGGTGGATATTCAACCTGGAAGTCTGAACGGGCTCTATCTGACCGGACAAGATGTAATCAACGCATTAAAAAATCGTAACGTAAACGTTCCTGGCGGAAATATTACCGGCCTGGAAAAAGAAGTTATCCTTAGAACAATCGGAGAATTCGATACTCCGGATGAGATCTCCAAGGTCCATGTAAGAGGAAATGAGATCGGAAATGCAATCCGCATCCAAGACATTGCCAGAGTTACTGAAGGCTTAAGAGAAGCGGACTACGTAGAAAATGTAAACGGAAAGAAGACTGTCGCTCTTACCGTTTTGAAACGACAAAGTTCAGATGCAATCAAAGTAGTGGATGAGGTGAAAAACACCATCCATAAATTCGGCGAAGGCAATCCTGAATTCGAATATGCATTTGTAAACGATCTCTCCAAGTATATTAGAAGAAGATTAAACGTTCTCATTTCGAACGCAACCTTCGGAATGATATTAGTGACCGCGTCCCTCTTCTTCTTCTTGGGATGGAGAGTTGCACTCATGACCGCCTTAGGAATTCCGGTTTCTTTTGGGGCAACATTCATTTTGATGAACCAGTTTGGTCTTACCCTAAATCTGATCTCCATGTTCGGATTGGTTCTGGTCGTAGGTATCTTGGTGGATGATGCCATTATTATCTGCGAGAATGTGTACCGTTATATTGAGGAAGGACTTCCTCCTTATGAAGCGACTCTAAAGGGCACGTTAGAAGTGGTTTCTCCAGTGACTGCTACGGTTACTACTACGATTGCCGCATTTGCTCCTATGCTTTTTATGTCGGGCATCTTTGGGAAGTTCGTATTCAGTATTCCTCTCGTGGTGATCATCGCTCTTTGCGCTTCCCTTTCCGAGGCATTCTTTATTCTTCCGAATCACTTATATGATATTAATAAACGGAATGTAAAGTCGGGAGAGATCAAGGGAGAATCCGGTTGGTTCGCTAGATTCAGAAACACTAAGTACATTCCAGTCCTAAAATATGCTTTGAACCATCCTTGGATCATGAGTTGGGGAGTCTTTGGACTATTGATTGCTAGCTTTGTGATCCTTGCAGGGTATCCTAGGTTCAAACTCTTTCCGGGCTCTGTGGACCAGTTCTATGTAAAGGTCTCTGCAAAAACAGGATCTAGCCTTCCTGAAACGTATCGTTATCTAAAAGTATTGGAACAAGAGATTGCCACGATCCCGAAAGAAGATTTGGAGAATTACGCGACCCGAGTAGGAATCATACAAGCCAATCCAAATGATCCTTTCACGAAACGAGGAAAGCATTTCGGAATGGTAATGGCCTACCTTACTGCCGAAGAGAATAGAAAAAAATGCCATAAGACGGACGA from Leptospira semungkisensis encodes the following:
- a CDS encoding SpoIIE family protein phosphatase, whose translation is MTTPKKKETLLRSRPDGSLFLEEGLGVSAIFDSFLRESMALTRAEVGGIFARTESGQIRQISGKNEKDLIEAAHWAFSDAGKDLLLEKGKTSPWGKQSSKYPILVCKLKAEDVDGSLHKNKSSYAILVLFGKITADRFAKTDFELLRTTCKTVGRLLKESHVSGDASLVTLSLLATTQLVLEAAQAKRQSERFDFLLTEVIRVSGLINSSLDLSQLLEAIMLSSKTVFRTEACSVLLLDESKENLYFHTVLGEKSEAVSKMKVPVGKGVAGLVVRERKPIIINDAQNDDRVYKEVDKASQFTTRNIMAAPLVANDEVIGVIEAINTVDREAFTGEDLELFLSFSGTSALAIQKTGLLQNLENANRDLRKKVSELQSLFELSQAVSQSSNRLSLVRRSIRMIIRELDASVAGIFLYSLSKEDHVNCAYFDGNREKIDRVLESEMEGTQILASIKEGLPVLKRDILNQPFPKELDRRFLRGSYIIVPLFLSSGEPYGAVTVGDRKDKLSYQDSDFRLLQTMASQFTKGFEAFRLRNEMLEKKAIQQEMEITRKIQQNILPSEKSFHSNFDLGILSAPAKDVSGDFYDYYQYSDGQYSFLIADVSGKSLPAALFMAMSSSIIRTLARNHDLTPEEILRQGNELIFEDSHFGMFVTAFFIHYNPSLFTIEYASAGHNDQVWIKEDGSYELLKGQGPPLGVIPTAKYKGGNFRVKPGDIFVLYTDGAVEEKDSQGNEFGLERMIEEIQLRRHLPAKKIVEELYHTVRDFSAGKEPFDDFTVLLLKYNDDFQFFRTFDANTAQIPIFREFIYDTIKVRNLPDFLRDDILLACDEAATNIVMHGYQDTLLRNPKFDCKIRFTEDSITIVLTDSGRGFDRRTVKDPSIEENLSGKRKGGFGVYLIETLMDVVDYKIEEGRNVLTLQKYFR
- the def gene encoding peptide deformylase, which codes for MSVRKILKIGDPLLRKTSELVNPDELGTKEFKKLIRDMFDTMRHADGVGLAAPQIGILKKIVVVGSEPDDEAPASSKVPERILLNPEITPITESVDGNWEGCLSVPGMRGYVERPNKIRMKWMDEKGDAHDEVIEGYQAVVYQHECDHLNGVLYVDRLKSTKMFGFNDSMEFSGPILD
- a CDS encoding efflux RND transporter permease subunit: MKTILEYFLSKTIFVNLLTFLIIFFGGLAAVRMNREAFPNINFDIVSVSTLYLGASPQEVEKLVTNPLEKAIKEVDGIKEYRSASIEGRSGIVITLDPDTKNTQKVVDDIKSAIDRVEDLPEEAEDPIVTEITTARTPVIEVSVTLKEDDGSVEAEKRLRQQAKIVEQALLDISGVAKVARRGWRETEMQVDIQPGSLNGLYLTGQDVINALKNRNVNVPGGNITGLEKEVILRTIGEFDTPDEISKVHVRGNEIGNAIRIQDIARVTEGLREADYVENVNGKKTVALTVLKRQSSDAIKVVDEVKNTIHKFGEGNPEFEYAFVNDLSKYIRRRLNVLISNATFGMILVTASLFFFLGWRVALMTALGIPVSFGATFILMNQFGLTLNLISMFGLVLVVGILVDDAIIICENVYRYIEEGLPPYEATLKGTLEVVSPVTATVTTTIAAFAPMLFMSGIFGKFVFSIPLVVIIALCASLSEAFFILPNHLYDINKRNVKSGEIKGESGWFARFRNTKYIPVLKYALNHPWIMSWGVFGLLIASFVILAGYPRFKLFPGSVDQFYVKVSAKTGSSLPETYRYLKVLEQEIATIPKEDLENYATRVGIIQANPNDPFTKRGKHFGMVMAYLTAEENRKKCHKTDDIIKRLRKRTLWLLNETSRKQEEEKIQKEAQGQKDDCDSHEPVVIPEEFASLRGRLLSLEYEKVSGGPPVGKPVAIEIRGDDYDTLLKIAASYKDILAKIDGVADVADDFNEGKDEVRIRVSESLASTAGVSVFRVAQAINTAFQGTVATKIKRTDEEVEVKVRFPETYRKSVDSLNHVFVSNIAGKMIPVSRLVTMQKNPGVSNINHLDGKRLVTVSANLTGKSTNPKLANAQAKKLADEKKILDRYPGYTVRFGGENKDTDESFASLGIAFGAAFIIIYIILASLFGSLLQPAVVVSAIPFSFIGVILAFVSHGEYFGFLAFLGIVGLAGVVVNDSIVLVDFANSLRRENPNKDIMDVLLETGNLRLRAVILTTVTTVLGLLPTAYGIGGFDPFLVPMALAFGWGLAFASLITLIMVPVFYLHLYRYQTWFSGKIEQIFGKKQKIASPAVHYFEPQSYTTSPTGKKKK